AGCGCGCCGGCCATCTGAGCTCGAAGATGCGTTTCCTGTCCGCGCCGCTCGACGCGTATCTGGCCGACGCGCTGTGGCTGCGCAACGCGCGCCATGCCAACGCGATGGCCAAGCGCCTCGCCGACGGGCTGCAGGCGCTGCCGGGCGTCGCGCTGGTGGGCGGCAACGCCGCCAATATTCTGTTCTGCCGACTGCCGCAGGCGCTGACCGCGGGGCTGCTGGCGGCCGGCGTGCGCTTCTATCACGACCGCTGGGCGCCGGGCGTGGTGCGCTTCGTCACCTCGTTCGCGACCACCGAGGACGAGGTCGACCGGCTGCTCGCGCTCGCACGCGGGCTGAACCCGGCCGACCAGGCGCCGGCTGCCTGAGCGGCGCCGGCCACCACCCGGGGAACGCGTGAACAGCGCACCACGGTTGCCCCCGGATGGCGTGTCAATAGCGTATCAATAGCGCGACGGTGCGCAGCCGAACGCGCGCCGGAACGCGCGGTTGAAATGGCTCTGGTCATAGAAGCCGACCGCCTGCGCCACCTCGGCGATCGACTGCGTGCCGCGATGCAGCATCAGGCACGCGCGTTCGAGGCGCAGCCGCACCAGCCATGCGTGCGGGGTCATCGCGGTGGTGCGCTTGAACAGCTTCAGGAATACAAAGCGATCGACGCCGCAGAGCGCGGCCAGTTCGTCGAGCGTGATCTTCTCGGCCAGATGCGCCTCGCAGTAGTCGCGCACGCGTGCCCATTGCGCCGCCGGCAGCGCGCCGCCCACCTCGCGCGGCGTCAGCGCTGCCGAGGCGGCGAACAGGCGTTCGAGCAGCATGAGCCAGGCCGATTGCACGCCGAGCACCGCCTCGGCCTGCTCGACGCGCAGCGCCGCGTGCAGGCCGCCGAGCCGCTGCGCGAGCGAGGCGTCGTGGAGCGCCGCGCCGCGCAGCGCCGGCTCGCCGGGGCGGCCCGACAGTTCCTCGACCACGCCCGCCATCAGTTCGGTCGGCAGCCGGAACGTCTTCAGCGTGTAGGCATCGTCGCCGGCACGCGTGCCGTCGTGGACCTCGCCCGGCGGCATGATCGAGACGCTGCCCGGACCGAGCAGGACGGTGCGGCCGGCGAACTGCTGGCGCTGCACGCCCTCGGTGACCACGCCGACGTGGAAATCGAGGTGGTAATGGCGATCGAACCGGAATTCGCTGAAACGCGCGTCGCCCAGCACGAGTCCGGGGACGTCGCGGCTGCGGGTGTATTCGACACGGTCTTTCATGGAAGCGGCTGCGGGACGGGAAACGGAAACCAGGCGCGCGGCACCGCGCCGCCGCGATTGGCCGGGCGGGCCGCGGCGCCAGGTGCATCGAGCTTAGCATGCCCGGCCCGCGCGCGTGAGCGCGCACGAGGCGCCGCGCCTGCCATCCTGCCGCCGCGATGCGCGCGCCCGAAGCCCGGCGGCGCGCTCGC
The window above is part of the Burkholderia glumae LMG 2196 = ATCC 33617 genome. Proteins encoded here:
- a CDS encoding helix-turn-helix transcriptional regulator, giving the protein MKDRVEYTRSRDVPGLVLGDARFSEFRFDRHYHLDFHVGVVTEGVQRQQFAGRTVLLGPGSVSIMPPGEVHDGTRAGDDAYTLKTFRLPTELMAGVVEELSGRPGEPALRGAALHDASLAQRLGGLHAALRVEQAEAVLGVQSAWLMLLERLFAASAALTPREVGGALPAAQWARVRDYCEAHLAEKITLDELAALCGVDRFVFLKLFKRTTAMTPHAWLVRLRLERACLMLHRGTQSIAEVAQAVGFYDQSHFNRAFRRAFGCAPSRY